In Juglans regia cultivar Chandler chromosome 13, Walnut 2.0, whole genome shotgun sequence, the following proteins share a genomic window:
- the LOC108979070 gene encoding high affinity nitrate transporter 2.5-like translates to MEEESQPPKFALPVDSEHKATEFRLFSVAAPHMRAFHLSWISFLACFVSSFAAAPLLPIIRDNLNLTSTDIGNAGIASVSGAVFARIAMGTACDLFGPRLASSSLILLTAPAVYFSSIASSPTSFLLVRFFTGFSLATFVSTQFWMSSMFSAPVVGTANGFAGGWGNLGGGATQLLMPLVFSVIRDIGAVKFTAWRIAFFIPALFQTLSAFAVLIFGQDMPDGNFHRLQKSGDKPKDKFSWVFYYGITNYRGWILALTYGYCFGVELTVDNIIAEYFYDRFNLKLHTAGMIAASSGLANLFSRPGGGLLSDVMAKRYGMRGRLWALWVVQTLGGVFCVILGQVGTLSASIVVMIAFSILVQAACGLTFGVVPFVSRRSLGVVSGMTGGGGNVGAVLTQLIFFRGSRYSKETGITLMGIMMICCSLPLFLIYFPQWGGMFCGPSTKTHATEEEYYMSEWKSNEKENGFHLASLKFAENSVSERGVKADSVTRPSDQTSPAHV, encoded by the exons ATGGAAGAAGAATCTCAGCCTCCTAAATTCGCCCTTCCGGTGGATTCAGAACACAAGGCCACTGAATTCCGGTTATTCTCGGTAGCAGCACCTCACATGCGAGCATTTCATCTGTCTTGGATCTCCTTCTTGGCTTGTTTTGTGTCTTCTTTTGCGGCTGCACCGCTCCTCCCAATCATCCGAGATAACCTCAACCTCACATCCACTGATATTGGCAACGCCGGGATTGCATCAGTCTCCGGAGCAGTCTTTGCCCGGATTGCCATGGGGACTGCCTGCGATTTGTTTGGACCCCGCCTTGCCTCTTCCTCGCTCATCCTCCTCACTGCACCAGCAGTTTACTTCAGTTCTATTGCCTCATCTCCTACATCTTTCCTCCTCGTACGCTTTTTCACGGGCTTCTCCCTTGCTACTTTTGTCTCAACTCAATTCTGGATGAGCTCTATGTTCTCTGCTCCAGTAGTTGGTACCGCCAATGGTTTTGCAGGTGGCTGGGGCAACCTGGGTGGTGGAGCGACGCAACTCCTCATGCCACTTGTGTTTAGCGTCATCCGAGACATTGGCGCGGTCAAATTTACAGCCTGGAGAATTGCTTTTTTCATTCCTGCTCTGTTTCAAACATTGTCGGCATTCGCGGTTTTGATATTTGGACAGGACATGCCGGATGGGAACTTCCATCGACTGCAGAAATCTGGGGACAAGCCAAAAGATAAATTTTCGTGGGTTTTCTACTATGGGATCACAAACTATAGAGGGTGGATTCTGGCATTGACTTACGGTTATTGCTTTGGGGTAGAACTGACTGTGGACAACATTATAGCAGAGTACTTTTATGACAGATTCAATCTAAAACTCCATACTGCAGGAATGATAGCAGCAAGTTCTGGGTTAGCAAATCTATTCTCTCGGCCAGGAGGAGGGCTTCTCTCTGATGTAATGGCAAAGAGGTATGGAATGAGGGGAaggctttgggccttgtgggtAGTGCAAACCTTGGGAGGTGTTTTCTGTGTTATTCTTGGGCAGGTTGGGACTTTAAGTGCATCCATTGTTGTGATGATTGCTTTCTCTATACTTGTCCAAGCTGCTTGTGGGCTTACATTTGGGGTGGTTCCTTTTGTCTCTCGTAG GTCACTGGGGGTCGTATCCGGCATGACCGGCGGTGGTGGAAATGTTGGGGCAGTTTTGACGCAGCTGATTTTCTTCAGAGGATCCAGATATTCAAAAGAAACAGGGATAACTCTAATGGGAATCATGATGATATGCTGCAGCCTTCCATTATTCTTAATATACTTCCCGCAATGGGGTGGCATGTTTTGTGGCCCATCAACAAAAACACATGCCACGGAAGAGGAGTACTACATGTCTGAATGGAAATCAAATGAGAAGGAGAATGGTTTTCATCTAGCAAGCTTGAAATTTGCTGAGAATAGCGTGAGCGAAAGAGGCGTAAAAGCAGACTCTGTAACCAGGCCCTCTGATCAAACTTCACCAGCTCATGTTTAG